The Flavobacteriales bacterium genomic sequence CGAAGTAGATATGGATAGCGTGCTAATTCGATATTGGGTTATGGATGAGAGTAGAAATATTCTTTCATCATTCGATAGAAGAGTTTTACCTGTTGCAGCAAATGATACCTTGACTATATATATGAAAGTAAATACAATTGGGATGCAAGGAGTAAACCTGTTTTGGATTGAGGCAAACCCGGATAACGACCAATTGGAGCAGTTTCATTTTAACAATATTGCCGAAATACCATTTTTCATAAAGCGTGATGCAACCAACCCTGTACTCGATGTTACATTTGATGGCATTCATATTTTAAATGGAGAGATTGTCTCTGCAAAACCAACTATAGAGGTGAAATTAACTGATGAAAATATATTTCTAGCTCTCGACGATACTTCTAATTTTGCTCTTTATCTAACAGACCCTTCAGGCGCACAAAAAAGAGTCTATTTTGGAAGTCAAGAAAACTCGTCAATTCAGTTTATTCCTGCTCAAATGCCTAATAATAGTGCAGAGATTATTTACAATCCAGTTTTAGCAAAAGATGGCGATTATACTTTATTGATACAAGCCACAGATAAATCGCTTAACTCTAGCGGGGCAATAGATTACTCAATAGATTTCGAAGTAGTGAATAGATCTACAATAACTCAGGTGCTTAATTACCCAAATCCTTTTACAACGGCTACTCGCTTTGTTTTTACTTTAACTGGATCCGAAATCCCAACAACTTTCCGAATTCAGATTCTTTCCATTTCGGGTACTGTGGTTAAAGAGATAGAACAAGATGAATTTGGTCCAATCCGAATTGGTCGTAATATGTCTGAGTATGTTTGGGATGGAACAGACATGTTTGGGAACAAATTAGGCAATGGTTTATACTTATATCACGTGGTGAGTTCCATAAATGATGATTCCATCGATCATCGAGAATCTGAAGCCGATCAAGGTTTTATAGATGGCTTTGGTAAAATGTATCTTATCCGTTAGGCTTTAATCAGCCAGAAAAAGGTTTGCTCCTATGTTCTTCCGTTTTGAAATATTACCTTAGACATTATATCGATTTTTAATGGGTTAAGATTCTGGATAGTGGTATGCAATTTGTAGCTATTCGAGCTGAAAATACCCAAGAAAGATTAACGACTATTATTGAATATTTAGAGAGAGTTAATAAATAAGGCAATGAGTAAAATAACCAGAAGAGATTTTATTAATGGTACGTTAATGGCTGCGGGTGCTACCATGCTACCATTTGGAGCATCGAGTGAAAACGTTTTGGATAAACTGGATCCGCTTTATTATCCTCCATCTTTAACTGGCTTAAGAGGAAGCCATGAAGGTTCTAATACACATGCCCATAGTAGAGCATGGGGTGGAAAGTCTGATTGGGGTCCAACTAATGAATTAAAAGAAGAATACGATCTAATAGTTGTTGGTGGCGGTATCTCTGGGTTGTCTGCTGCATATTTTTTCCAAAAGAAACATGGTGCAGATAAGAAGGTCTTAATTATTGAAAATCACGATGATTTTGGTGGTCATGCAAGAAGGGTAGAACATACTGTAGATGGGGTAACTAGAATTGGCTATGGCGGTTCTCAAGTTATTCAAAGTCCGCAAGTATATAGCGACAATGCAATGGGGCTTATTGAAGAATTAGGCATAGACATTAAAAAGTTTGACACCGCGTATTATGACAGAGAGTTTCATAAAAAGCATGATTTAAGTTCAGCTACATATTTCAACAAAGAAATGTTTGGTGAGGACAAAGTGGTAAAACATCCATTTTGTGATAATCCTTTTTATGTTGAAGGTTTGTTACGACCGGATATGGATGTTGAGGATGCTGTGGCGCAAACGCCATTAAGCGAGGAAGGTAAAAAGCAATTACTAAAAGTAGTTACTCATGGTATTTACGACATAGATACTAAGGGACAAGATTTGTACGAGTACATTTCTACTCATTCTTATTACGATTATTTGAAAGACACATTGGGAGTTACAGATCCTAAAGTATTGCAAATGGCGAGAGTTTCTTGCAACGACATGCAAGGAGTTGGAGCCGATGTCTTAACAATCGAAGAAGCACTTTATTCAGGTGTGTTAGGTCTAGATGTAAAGGATCTTAAAAGTATATATGGTAAAAAAGATTACAAAGAATTTTTGAAGTATGATGGGTTTATTTTAGACGATAGTGATGATCCTATTTACCATTTTCCGGATGGTAATGCTACTATTGCTCGAATGTTATTGAAGAAAATGATACCGGCTGTAGCAAGCGCAAAAACGCCAGAAGACATGTTGTTGGCTAGATTCAAATATGATGAATTGGATAAATCGAGTAATACGGTGCGTGTTCGATTAAATAGTACTGTTGTTAATGTAAGACACGATGGCGATCCGAATAGTGCAAGTGAAGTATTTGTAAATTATATCAATGATGGTAAGTCTTATCAAGTAAAAGGGAAGGGTGTAGTAATGGCATGTTATAACATGATGATTCCTCATCTTGTTCCTGGATTACCTGAAATACAAAATGCCGCATTAAAAAGAAACGTAAAAATTCCATTGGTATATACTTCGGTAATGCTTAAAAACTGGAAGGCATTTAAAGAATTAGGAATTGGTCATGCCGTTTGTCCAGGTAACATGCATCAGCAGATCATGATGGATTTTCCGGTAAGCCTGGGTGGTTATAACTGTACAGCTGGTCCAGATGAATCTGTTATTTTGCAAATGATAAGTTGTCCGTTAGGTGATAAACCTCAGTCAGCACCTGTAGATCAATTTAAAGAAGCTCGTTATAAAATGCTTGGGTTGAAATTTAGTGATTACGAAACGGAAGTGAAACAACATTTAAACGGAATGTTGGGATCTGCTGGATTTGATGCAAATAGAGATATTTCAGGAATCACTGTAAATAGATGGGCACATGGTTATGCTCACTATGGATATCATTTGTATGATTCGGATATGCCGGAAATGGCAAAATTAGGTCGTAAGAAGTTTGGTAGAATTACAGTAGCAAATTCTGATTCAACCGTTACCGCATATCTCTATGCGGCTATTGATCAGGCGAAGAGAGCAGTTGACGAACTAGGTTAGTCTTCTGTCTTAGGGGCTCGTAAAGTCTTAATGTACCTTACTACATTCTTTAGTTCTTCTGCAGAAAGCATTTTCCCGTATGCCATCATAGCACCTTTACCATCGTGAACTATTGCGGTGGCCAAACTATCACTTATAGTTGAAATAGTGAGGTCTTTGGCCCCAGCTAAGCCTTTATTACCTAGCTCTCCGTGACACATAAGGCAAGTTTGTGTGAATACAGTTTTCCCATCTCTATGGGTTCCATCTTGTGCAAAAGCACCAATTGCTGAGAATAAAAGGATGGTGGAAATAGCAAGCTTAATCATAATAATAGATGTTAGAATAATTTCTTAAAAACAAATTTAGTGTATTACGGCCAATTTTTAATTTCCTGAAACTCAATTCCAGTAATTGAAAACTATAGAAGGTCAGCAATAATCTAAATTTCTACTTTGTTTTCTGTAAAAAGTAGTGAGTTTACAATTATCGTACCGAGGATTCTATTTCTGAATGTTTTTTAAAATGCAGATTATTTATTACGTACAAGTAAACGACTGATCACTCGTATTAACATGGTATCAATTATCTCAATCTGTAGTCTTCAAGTTTTCCTAACCGATCTATACTCAATCCATTTAAGGCAATTAATCGGTATTCAATTGTCTTGTCAGTTTTTATGTCGAGTATAACGATGTTGTCTCGATATCCCAATCCCATTCCACTGGCAATGAGGTTTATATTCTTATAAGAATAATACATAAATTCTGCACGATCTAGCCTAGCCCCAACATCTCCACAAATTAAATGTACCTGGTTAGGTAGATTGCTAAATAACGGCTCAACTTCATCCCAAAAATTTATTTTTTCTTTTCGTCCTTTGAGAGAGTTCGGTTTGATGTTGCGAAACTGGTTGTTGTTACTCCACCAAAGCATGTGGTGAAAAAAGACAAAAACATGATCTACATGGGGAGTAATGGTAGATAGTATCCCTTTTAGAAACTGAAGTTGATCCCCACTGATATCCCAACCATCTAGTCCCGAATCAAGAACAATGAATAGGTCGGTGTTATGAACAAAGCTATAGTAAGTATTCCCATACCGCGATTCATATAGTTCGCGATCTGTTAGGTCGTGATTTCCTGGAGCAAAATATATTTGTTTTCCTATTTCTTCGATATCTGCATCAATTTCATCCCAATTAGCATCTGTACTTTTTATAACTATATCACCAGTAAAGACGCCAAACGCAATTAGGGAATCATTTTTTATTAGAGGAAATTTCTTTTTGAATGGGGGGTGAACGCCTGGATTGTTAATTTTCGGTTTCCCATACACATGGCCAGCAACAAAAAATGAATAATCAACATTTAAGGAATGTTCAATTTCCTTTTTACAGCCCGAAATGCAGCATAGGCAAGATAAGATTAGAGTAATTAAGAATAAATGAGATACTCGTTGATTTAACATGTTAAATATTTGCTAGTTCCATGAGTACAGAACTTCATGTCTTTACACTCTCGGATACTATTTAATACATTTATAAATGACAAACTTCTTGTCTTCCGAAATAATTTTAACGTTAGAAAAAAGAGGCGTCAAGTGTACTTTAAAGTTTAAATGTTTGCTTGAAACAATTTGCAAATTTCCACCTTTTTTAAGTCGAGTATGGCAACCTCTAAAAAGCTCAAGAGTAATTTGAATATTAATCTCATGCTCGAAATGAAAAGGAGGGTTGGTTATAATTAAATCAAAAGTCTCCTTGTCAAAAATGGATAGCTCATTATTGTAATGGTGGTGGATTTTTTTGTTTTTAGTATTTAGTTTGGCTGATTCAACTGCGAGATAGGCATCATCCATTAAATGAACTTCTGCCTCGGGTAGTTGTTTAGATGCTTCAATGCCAATAATTCCATTTCCAGATGCTAGGTCCAATATCTTTTTATCTGTTTTATTTAATTCGATATTCTCTAAGAAAAACTGAGTAGCGTAGTCAATATGATCAGAGGAAAATACACCTAGATACTGCTTGTATAATTGTCCTTTGTAATCAAGAGATGTGGTAAGCTCATGTTTGTTTGTTCTTTTTTTCTTGCCGCTTAAAATCAAGATTCGTGATTTTTTCACAGCTCTACTTTGCTCTACAGTTTCAAAATATTCTTCAGCGATACTTAAATACTTCGGACTAAAATGTCGGGTCATAAAAGCACAAGTTACTTTTACCTTAACCATAGAGTTGTTGCTGATATGTTCCAAGAAAAGTTGAAACAGACCAAGTGATTTTGGAATTTTCATCAACACAAAATCAGTCTTCTTTTTAAGAGGTGAAAGAGGATTAGAGAAATTAGGTACCGGTAATTTATTGGCCTCCGTATTTGCTGTAATAGCTTTTTCTTGACTTTTATTTGCGACGATAAGAGTAAGAGTATCTACTTCTAGATGACAAGCGAAGTATCCAAATCGATCGTGATACACGCCAACATGTTTAGGTTTCTTTTCTAATTCATTGAACGTTTGTAGAAGATATTCATCTGCAGCACTCCACGGTTTTAAAGATTTGTCTTCTGATAGGTCGTGTCTTTCTATTTTGTATTCTTTCTCTTGCATTAATTATTATTTATTTCAATAAAGAAGATAAGTAAAGCTCTTCGGTAAATTTAAATCTGTATGAATCACTCAAACCCATATCCAGCCTCAATAATTGATTTAGCTGTACGCATAGCCCTTCCTCGCCATGCATATACAACTTCTTGGTTAAGGTGTTCTAACTTAGGTTTATCGTCTACTAATATCTCATGATTTTTAGAGTCGGGGGATGTGATTTGTCCGTTTCTGAAATCTCGATAGAACATTTTGCAGCACTCGTTAATTTGATTTTCATCTAGACTTAATTTCTTACCAGGATTTGTAACAATGAATATTATGTCACCGTCATCCGTCTTAGATCTCCAGTTTTCTACATAGAATCCCGCTGCCTCTATAGTGCCAAAAAGTGACAAATAAGGATTTGTTTCTCCTGTTAACGACCCCTGGAAATTCACTATTATCAAACCATCATTAGTTAGTATTTGTCTCAACTCGGTAAAGCTTTCAACGGTATACATGTTTGAAGGCTGAGACTCACCTTTTAATAAGTCTAAAACAATCAGATCATATTTTTTCTCTGTGGTTTTTATGTAATGTCTCGCATCATCGATAATAAAATTACAATTAGAGTTGAAATTAAAGTGGCTTATCGCGATTGATTCTAGTCTGCTATCAATCTCGATAGCATCCACTTTGAAATCATGTTTGGATAATTCTGTGGCCATACTTCCGGCGCCAAACCCACATAGTAAAGCAGAAGAGCTTGGTTCAGCTGCTCCTGCAATTATTGACATTAAATGAATATACCTCCAATGGGATGTGTTGTCGGAATAACTTCGAACTATTGTTTGTGCAATATTATTTACGAGTAATCTTTTAACTGGTAATAGCTGGTTGTTAACGGGAAGCCTCACATGGTCTACTCTTAGTTGTCCCATTAAACCTTCCTCTAAAAGATCCATTTCATATTGGATTTCCTTATTGCTCTTATTCGGAAGAATGATTTTAATGGAGCAAATGGCAATTATGAAAATTAGAGAGAACGATACAATTCGTTTCTTATCGAAAGATAATCCCAATATGCATATTAACATTAATAGCCACGATAATCCCATTAAAGGTTTTGTTACTCCAAATGTTGGAATAAGAACGAAGCCGAAAATAAAAGTGGCGAAAACTCCACCAATCGTTGATATGGCGTAAACTGAACCTGCTGATTTTCCACTTAATAAATTGTTTTTACTTACTTCTCGAATAATAATTGCTGAAGTTGAACCCAAAGCCGCAAGAGGGATTAGTATCAATAAAGATGCAGCCGTAAAACAACCAATGTATAATCCTAAATCAGAGGTAGCTAATAAGGCGCTTTTTGCAATTACAGGAGCCAATACTATTCCTATAGATGCAATAGCGAAAAACACACAAAGAAGGTTGTCTATCTTAGTTTTTTTCTGCGACACCCACCCTCCAATAAAGTATCCAATTGCTAGGCCAAGAAGAGTAACGGATAAAAGGATGGTCCACATTAATAGCGATGTGCCATAAAGTGGAGTAATCAATCTAGCACCTAAGAGCTCAAGAGCCATCACAGCAGACCCTTCTATAAAGGCTAATAGGAATAGCTTATCTCTGTTCATCTCACCTTAATTGAATCTTTTGTTTTTAAGAACTGGATTCATTCCATGAAATTAGCTACAAAACCTGTTCGGTTAATCTGTTGCATATAATTCTTTCCAACAGATTTTGAAATAGAATGTTAAATCATTTCACATCTATTAATAGACAATGTTATGTGCACAATTATGAAAAGGTAGATACTTGTTGTTAATTTGAATCATGCGTCTTGGAGGTAAAAGAACCATTCTATTTACAATTGTATTATTGCTCGGTTATGGATTCCTATCTATTCTGAAGCCTGGCTTAAGAATACGTCCATACCATTTTTTGTTGTCGCAATTTTCATCAGCACCTTCTTTAGATTTAATAATTGGGAAGACTGATTTCGAATATTTGGACTCTCTTAAGAGTGACGTTTTAGAACATCAGAGAACATCTGTGAATCACAAGAAATATGTGAAAGCGTTACTTATTATAGACGGTGAGGAGGTAAATGTTAAGATAAGGCTTAAGGGAGATCGTATGGCGCATTACGAGACAAACCCGCCTTCACTTAGAATAAGAACGATAAAGGATAAGCTCGTTCTCGGTACTAATAAATTTTCGTTACACGCAATCCATATAAGGAACGGCTTGCACGAATGGATATATCTTGATCTTTTGGCAGAAAGAGATATCCTTTCTGTGAAGATGGATATTGTAGAATATTCGGTTAACGGTCGAAAGACTGTTGGAGCTTTCGAAGAACATTTCACGGATCATCTTTTAAAAAGGTTTGATAGACCCAAAGGGCCAATAATTGCGATCGAAGAAAAATTCTATCGTCAAGGTTGGATCGGGATTGACTCTATAGTATATACCGATAAGTTTGAGGTATGCCGAAGGGCACCGTTAAAAGTGTTTAATGAGAAAAGTCTTAATAACTCTGCATTAATTGAAGAGGGAATCCATTTGTTAGATGATTTCAGGTGTGGATTAAGTGCAGTGGAAGATATCTTTGATATAGATAAAATGGCTTACCACTATGCGATTATAGATTTAATGGGAGCTTACCATAACCTGAGTTGGCATAATCAACGGTTTTATTATAATTCAATAGAAGGCAAACTAGAGCTGATTGGTTACGACGGCTTAGGATGGAAATCGGTTACTGAATTTTCTTATGATCATGATCGAGTTCCGCCTACCATTAATAAAGCCTTATTCTCAAACAAGGATTTTTTAGCGCGCTATTTTCACTACTTACATGAAGTATCTACCAACCATTTCTTAGATAGTTATTTTGAGGAAAATCTAAAAGAATTGGAAGAATTAACCAGACGGATTTATTCTAATGATCCTTTCTACGAAAATCAATTTGAACGCATTTATTCAAATGCACAATGGATTAGAGAAAATCTGAAAGAGTACAAAAAGAGATTTATTAAGTAATTCGATAGTATCATCCTTTATTTATCTATTCTAGATAATATTATAAAAAGTAACTTGCCTAAAATGAAACCCCCAATACAAATGAAGTTAGATCCATATTTTATACGATCGCAATTTCCGGCATTTAAAGAGCCATCGTTAAAAGGATGGTCTTTTTTTGAAAATGCTGGTGGTTCTTATACCTGTCAGCAAGTGGTAGATAGACTAATGGAATTCTACACTAAGACAAAAGTTCAGCCATGTTATCTTTTCAAAGCTTCACTAGAAGCAGATGTGAAGATGAATGAGTCGTACACTCAGCTGGCTGCTTACTTAAATGTAGATGAAGAAGAAATAAATTTCGGTCCGTCGACTACACAAAATATTTATGTCTTAGCAAATGCACTACGACCACTTTGGAAAGAGGGCGATGAAATAATAGTTTCTAACCAAGACCATGAGGCAAATGCTGGATCGTGGAGGAAGTTGGCGTCTACTGGTATTGTGGTAAAAGAATGGACTGTAGATTCAGAATCCGGGAAATTAGATTTGGATGAACTACAAGGGTTAATTACCGATCGAACTAAAATGATCGCATTCCCACATAGCTCAAATGTAATAGCACATATAAATCCAGTTAGAACAATATCGGATATGGCACATAAAGTAGGCGCTATATCTGTAGTGGATGGCGTCTCTTATTCACCGCATGGATTACCTGATCTCAAAGAATTAGGTCCAGATATTTATTTCTTTTCTCTTTACAAGACTTGGGGGCCACATCTCGGTTTGATGTACACGCAGAAAGATATTTTGGCTAAAATGGCAAATCAATCGCATTCTTTTAATGGCGATTATGCCCATTATAAAATTACTCCTGCTGGTCCAGACCATGCACAAATTGCGTCGGCTGCAGGAATGGCAACTTACTTTGATGCTGTACATAATCATCACTTTGATAGTAAAGTCGATGCGGCTCAAAGGGGAAGAGACCTCCATCAATTATTTGCCGATCACGAAAAAGAGTTAATGCATCCATTAATGGATTTTCTTAAATCAAGAGACGACTTAAGAATTATAGGCCCTTCGGATCCGGAAGAAAGAGCTGCCACAATTTCTATCTTACCTAAAAACCAAAGTGTATTAGAATTGGCAACCAAACTAACGGATCATAAATTAATGGTTGGTCATGGGAACTTCTACGGAGTAAGACCTCTGGGGTCTATGAATATTGATTTAGAAACTGGTGTTGTCCGCCTTTCTTTCGTACACTACAATACAATGGAAGAAATAGATCAGTTACTAAAAGGTCTAAAGGCTGCCTTGAACTAAGAACGGATTAAGCCGCGTCATAAATTGACTTTTCGGTATCGAAGTAAATATTTACATGGCCTTTTTTACCGTATCCGAAATACACTA encodes the following:
- a CDS encoding cytochrome c, with product MIKLAISTILLFSAIGAFAQDGTHRDGKTVFTQTCLMCHGELGNKGLAGAKDLTISTISDSLATAIVHDGKGAMMAYGKMLSAEELKNVVRYIKTLRAPKTED
- a CDS encoding methyltransferase, whose product is MQEKEYKIERHDLSEDKSLKPWSAADEYLLQTFNELEKKPKHVGVYHDRFGYFACHLEVDTLTLIVANKSQEKAITANTEANKLPVPNFSNPLSPLKKKTDFVLMKIPKSLGLFQLFLEHISNNSMVKVKVTCAFMTRHFSPKYLSIAEEYFETVEQSRAVKKSRILILSGKKKRTNKHELTTSLDYKGQLYKQYLGVFSSDHIDYATQFFLENIELNKTDKKILDLASGNGIIGIEASKQLPEAEVHLMDDAYLAVESAKLNTKNKKIHHHYNNELSIFDKETFDLIITNPPFHFEHEINIQITLELFRGCHTRLKKGGNLQIVSSKHLNFKVHLTPLFSNVKIISEDKKFVIYKCIK
- a CDS encoding FAD-dependent oxidoreductase — protein: MSKITRRDFINGTLMAAGATMLPFGASSENVLDKLDPLYYPPSLTGLRGSHEGSNTHAHSRAWGGKSDWGPTNELKEEYDLIVVGGGISGLSAAYFFQKKHGADKKVLIIENHDDFGGHARRVEHTVDGVTRIGYGGSQVIQSPQVYSDNAMGLIEELGIDIKKFDTAYYDREFHKKHDLSSATYFNKEMFGEDKVVKHPFCDNPFYVEGLLRPDMDVEDAVAQTPLSEEGKKQLLKVVTHGIYDIDTKGQDLYEYISTHSYYDYLKDTLGVTDPKVLQMARVSCNDMQGVGADVLTIEEALYSGVLGLDVKDLKSIYGKKDYKEFLKYDGFILDDSDDPIYHFPDGNATIARMLLKKMIPAVASAKTPEDMLLARFKYDELDKSSNTVRVRLNSTVVNVRHDGDPNSASEVFVNYINDGKSYQVKGKGVVMACYNMMIPHLVPGLPEIQNAALKRNVKIPLVYTSVMLKNWKAFKELGIGHAVCPGNMHQQIMMDFPVSLGGYNCTAGPDESVILQMISCPLGDKPQSAPVDQFKEARYKMLGLKFSDYETEVKQHLNGMLGSAGFDANRDISGITVNRWAHGYAHYGYHLYDSDMPEMAKLGRKKFGRITVANSDSTVTAYLYAAIDQAKRAVDELG
- a CDS encoding aminotransferase class V-fold PLP-dependent enzyme, which codes for MKLDPYFIRSQFPAFKEPSLKGWSFFENAGGSYTCQQVVDRLMEFYTKTKVQPCYLFKASLEADVKMNESYTQLAAYLNVDEEEINFGPSTTQNIYVLANALRPLWKEGDEIIVSNQDHEANAGSWRKLASTGIVVKEWTVDSESGKLDLDELQGLITDRTKMIAFPHSSNVIAHINPVRTISDMAHKVGAISVVDGVSYSPHGLPDLKELGPDIYFFSLYKTWGPHLGLMYTQKDILAKMANQSHSFNGDYAHYKITPAGPDHAQIASAAGMATYFDAVHNHHFDSKVDAAQRGRDLHQLFADHEKELMHPLMDFLKSRDDLRIIGPSDPEERAATISILPKNQSVLELATKLTDHKLMVGHGNFYGVRPLGSMNIDLETGVVRLSFVHYNTMEEIDQLLKGLKAALN
- a CDS encoding fused MFS/spermidine synthase, whose product is MNRDKLFLLAFIEGSAVMALELLGARLITPLYGTSLLMWTILLSVTLLGLAIGYFIGGWVSQKKTKIDNLLCVFFAIASIGIVLAPVIAKSALLATSDLGLYIGCFTAASLLILIPLAALGSTSAIIIREVSKNNLLSGKSAGSVYAISTIGGVFATFIFGFVLIPTFGVTKPLMGLSWLLMLICILGLSFDKKRIVSFSLIFIIAICSIKIILPNKSNKEIQYEMDLLEEGLMGQLRVDHVRLPVNNQLLPVKRLLVNNIAQTIVRSYSDNTSHWRYIHLMSIIAGAAEPSSSALLCGFGAGSMATELSKHDFKVDAIEIDSRLESIAISHFNFNSNCNFIIDDARHYIKTTEKKYDLIVLDLLKGESQPSNMYTVESFTELRQILTNDGLIIVNFQGSLTGETNPYLSLFGTIEAAGFYVENWRSKTDDGDIIFIVTNPGKKLSLDENQINECCKMFYRDFRNGQITSPDSKNHEILVDDKPKLEHLNQEVVYAWRGRAMRTAKSIIEAGYGFE
- a CDS encoding metallophosphoesterase; amino-acid sequence: MLNQRVSHLFLITLILSCLCCISGCKKEIEHSLNVDYSFFVAGHVYGKPKINNPGVHPPFKKKFPLIKNDSLIAFGVFTGDIVIKSTDANWDEIDADIEEIGKQIYFAPGNHDLTDRELYESRYGNTYYSFVHNTDLFIVLDSGLDGWDISGDQLQFLKGILSTITPHVDHVFVFFHHMLWWSNNNQFRNIKPNSLKGRKEKINFWDEVEPLFSNLPNQVHLICGDVGARLDRAEFMYYSYKNINLIASGMGLGYRDNIVILDIKTDKTIEYRLIALNGLSIDRLGKLEDYRLR